One Atribacterota bacterium genomic region harbors:
- a CDS encoding diphthine--ammonia ligase — translation MDKKNCQIKNATTIASWSGGKDSCLACFKAMDKGYQIGFLLNLISRKFQRCCFHGIPKKLIQIQADLMGIPLFQKEVSDDMALYEQEFKEAVTSLKSKGSREMVFGDIYLMEHKNWVERVGQDLDIEVIEPLWGITTLKVMEEFIDLGFKAVVVSAQASLFSKDIIGQPVDREFLAILKRKGICPCGENGEYHTFVLGGPIFKKGDLRIKKSQVVFKEGFWSHWFLDIQDYIQVPK, via the coding sequence TTGGATAAGAAGAATTGTCAGATAAAAAACGCCACTACTATCGCCTCTTGGAGTGGAGGGAAAGATAGTTGTTTGGCTTGTTTTAAGGCTATGGATAAAGGGTATCAGATAGGATTTCTGTTAAATTTGATTTCCAGAAAATTCCAGCGATGCTGTTTTCATGGAATTCCCAAAAAGCTAATACAAATACAGGCGGATTTGATGGGCATTCCTTTGTTCCAAAAGGAGGTTAGCGATGATATGGCACTTTACGAGCAGGAGTTTAAGGAAGCTGTAACTTCTTTGAAATCAAAAGGTAGTCGAGAGATGGTTTTCGGCGATATATACTTAATGGAACATAAGAATTGGGTAGAAAGAGTTGGTCAAGATTTAGATATAGAAGTAATAGAACCTTTATGGGGTATAACCACTTTGAAAGTTATGGAAGAATTTATAGATTTGGGCTTTAAAGCGGTAGTAGTAAGTGCCCAAGCGTCGTTATTTAGTAAGGATATTATTGGTCAACCAGTTGACAGAGAGTTTTTGGCTATATTGAAAAGAAAAGGTATTTGTCCTTGTGGTGAAAATGGGGAATATCATACTTTTGTCCTGGGTGGACCCATCTTTAAAAAGGGGGACCTAAGAATTAAGAAAAGCCAGGTAGTTTTTAAAGAAGGCTTCTGGTCGCACTGGTTTTTAGATATTCAGGATTATATCCAAGTCCCCAAATAA
- a CDS encoding GIY-YIG nuclease family protein, with amino-acid sequence MNRKKELKLQYKLMKPKMGIFAIRSKVNKKCYIEAAKDLKSRINMTNFKLELGSHPIKTLQEDWKKFGKDSFSLEILEELKYYEDEAKTDYQDELSLLQLIWAEKLLQENYELYEK; translated from the coding sequence ATGAATAGGAAAAAGGAATTAAAATTGCAATATAAATTGATGAAACCAAAAATGGGTATATTTGCCATACGCTCTAAGGTAAATAAAAAATGTTATATTGAAGCAGCAAAAGACCTAAAAAGCAGAATAAATATGACCAATTTCAAATTAGAACTGGGTAGCCACCCGATAAAGACTCTCCAGGAGGACTGGAAAAAATTTGGCAAAGATAGCTTTTCCCTTGAAATTCTGGAAGAACTAAAATATTACGAAGATGAAGCAAAAACTGATTATCAGGATGAGTTAAGCTTATTGCAATTGATTTGGGCTGAGAAACTGTTACAGGAAAACTATGAGCTTTATGAGAAATAA
- the rsgA gene encoding ribosome small subunit-dependent GTPase A codes for MPEVRVIAFSNLNKYNLIQVSELLEMGKTYCLIGSSGVGKTTLLNHILETDKFKTQELRRDGKGKHTTTNRQLINLSQKGTIIDTPGMRELGLIDSQKGISGTFQEISDLAQKCLFKDCTHTIEKGCSILAALAAGTLSPERYNNYIKMKKESAHYEMSYFEKRKKEKQTGKLYKNILKEHLRKKKWQ; via the coding sequence ATGCCAGAAGTCAGGGTGATAGCTTTCAGTAATTTGAATAAGTATAACTTGATTCAGGTATCCGAGCTACTGGAAATGGGGAAAACTTATTGTTTAATTGGTTCATCAGGAGTAGGTAAAACTACACTCCTTAACCATATTTTAGAAACAGATAAATTTAAAACACAGGAATTAAGGAGAGATGGTAAAGGAAAGCATACTACCACCAATCGGCAATTGATTAATCTTTCCCAGAAAGGAACTATAATTGATACTCCCGGTATGCGTGAGCTTGGTTTGATAGATTCTCAAAAAGGCATAAGTGGAACTTTCCAGGAAATATCAGATTTAGCTCAGAAGTGTCTTTTTAAAGATTGTACCCATACTATAGAAAAAGGATGTTCGATATTAGCTGCCTTAGCTGCTGGCACTCTTTCTCCAGAAAGATATAATAATTATATCAAGATGAAAAAGGAATCTGCTCATTATGAAATGTCTTATTTTGAAAAGAGGAAAAAGGAGAAACAAACCGGTAAATTATATAAAAATATTTTAAAGGAGCACCTTAGAAAAAAGAAGTGGCAATAA
- the rsgA gene encoding GTPase RsgA, with translation MNTQDQNTPEWIIAKIKELKRKDFQIARISGVHKNSFSVQKDSEEILAELSGNLMFNIETELDYPTVGDWVYAQFFNQNNLAIIHEIIPRRTILKRKTAGKKIAYQLIAANIDIALIIQSLDQDFNLRRLERYITIVKEGNIQSIILLSKMIYYRKQN, from the coding sequence ATGAATACACAAGATCAAAATACTCCTGAATGGATTATAGCAAAAATTAAAGAGTTAAAACGGAAAGATTTTCAGATTGCGAGAATTTCCGGAGTACATAAAAACAGTTTTTCAGTACAAAAGGATTCTGAGGAGATCCTGGCTGAATTATCAGGTAATTTGATGTTCAATATTGAAACAGAATTAGATTATCCCACCGTTGGAGATTGGGTATATGCCCAATTTTTTAATCAGAATAATTTAGCTATTATTCATGAGATAATCCCCAGAAGAACAATCTTAAAGCGGAAAACGGCTGGCAAAAAAATTGCTTATCAGCTGATAGCTGCCAATATTGATATTGCCTTAATTATTCAATCGCTTGATCAGGATTTCAACCTCCGTCGGCTGGAACGCTATATAACCATTGTTAAAGAGGGGAATATTCAATCGATTATTCTGTTAAGTAAAATGATTTATTATCGCAAACAGAATTAG